From Eleftheria terrae, the proteins below share one genomic window:
- a CDS encoding transposase family protein — MDDFDPAPGPLDEGRGLSHHCVLHSPLLDDLVAGTTPALCCTRCGRSERMVRHGRLTRLLRDVPRDGRPTWLRLDVTRWRCGACGSTQTPVQDGLQTRRRLTQGLMDWLVQQAGQRPLSQLAREAGVDEKTVRRLARPS, encoded by the coding sequence ATGGACGACTTCGATCCCGCGCCCGGCCCGCTGGATGAGGGCCGCGGCCTGTCGCACCACTGCGTGCTGCACAGCCCCCTGCTGGACGACCTGGTGGCCGGCACGACGCCCGCCCTCTGCTGCACGAGGTGCGGCCGCAGCGAGCGCATGGTGCGCCACGGCCGGCTCACCCGGCTGCTGCGCGACGTGCCACGCGATGGCCGGCCCACCTGGCTGCGCCTGGACGTCACCCGCTGGCGCTGCGGCGCCTGCGGCAGCACCCAGACCCCCGTGCAGGACGGCTTGCAGACCCGCCGCCGCCTGACGCAAGGGCTGATGGACTGGCTGGTGCAGCAGGCCGGCCAGCGCCCGCTGTCACAGCTGGCCCGCGAAGCGGGCGTGGACGAGAAGACGGTGCGCCGCCTGGCGCGCCCCAGCTGA
- the leuA gene encoding 2-isopropylmalate synthase, which produces MLIDPSRKYRPFPPLALAERRWPSRTLTAPPIWMSTDLRDGNQALFEPMDASAKLRMFQMLCRIGFKQIEVAFPSASQTDFDFVRRLIEERLIPDDVTIEVLTQAREDLIRRTFESLRGAPRAIVHLYNATAPAFRRIVFGMSREQVRELATRSAALIAELGAQQPDTQWTFQYSPEVFSGTELDFACEVVDAVMDVWQPTPEHKAIVNLPATVEMSTPNVYADQIEWMHTHLRRRDSLVLSVHPHNDRGTAVAAAELAVLAGADRVEGCLFGNGERTGNVDLVTLALNLYSQGIHPGLDFSHINEVARTVEDCTQLPVHPRHPYVGDLVFTAFSGSHQDAIKKGFAVQQPDAAWEVPYLPIDPADVGRSYDSIVRVNSQSGKGGIAYLLEAGHGLVMPRRLQVEFSAAVQQVADHSGGELNAADLWQLFVDEYLAPGEPLRYVSHDSHEQGGRVHLSLQVEAGGQVLQLTGHGNGPLDAAVQALGLPLRIDSYEERALQSGSDARAVAFVEIGWPGLAGSLFGAGVHTSIVSASIQALISGINRWQAREPGVVPQRFGAGAAAA; this is translated from the coding sequence ATGTTGATCGACCCGAGCCGCAAGTACCGTCCCTTTCCTCCCCTCGCCCTCGCCGAGCGCCGCTGGCCCAGCCGCACGCTCACCGCGCCGCCCATCTGGATGAGCACGGACCTGCGCGATGGCAACCAGGCCCTCTTCGAGCCGATGGACGCCAGCGCCAAGCTGCGCATGTTCCAGATGCTCTGCCGCATCGGCTTCAAGCAGATCGAGGTCGCCTTCCCCTCCGCTTCCCAGACCGACTTCGACTTCGTGCGCCGGCTGATCGAAGAACGGCTGATTCCCGATGACGTCACGATCGAAGTCCTGACCCAGGCGCGCGAAGACCTGATCCGACGCACCTTCGAATCGCTGCGCGGCGCGCCGCGCGCCATCGTCCACCTCTACAACGCCACCGCACCGGCCTTCCGCCGCATCGTCTTCGGCATGTCGCGCGAGCAAGTGCGCGAGCTGGCCACCCGCAGCGCGGCACTGATCGCCGAGCTGGGCGCCCAGCAGCCCGACACCCAGTGGACCTTCCAGTACAGCCCTGAAGTCTTCAGCGGCACCGAGCTCGACTTTGCCTGCGAGGTGGTCGATGCGGTGATGGACGTCTGGCAGCCGACACCCGAGCACAAGGCCATCGTCAACCTGCCAGCCACGGTGGAGATGAGCACGCCCAACGTCTATGCCGACCAGATCGAGTGGATGCACACCCACCTGCGTCGGCGTGACAGCCTGGTGCTCAGCGTGCACCCGCACAACGACCGCGGCACCGCCGTGGCAGCCGCCGAGCTGGCGGTGCTGGCTGGCGCCGACCGGGTGGAAGGCTGCCTGTTCGGCAATGGCGAGCGCACCGGCAACGTGGACCTGGTGACGCTGGCGCTCAACCTCTACAGCCAGGGCATCCATCCGGGGCTGGACTTCTCGCACATCAACGAAGTGGCGCGGACGGTGGAAGACTGCACCCAGCTGCCGGTGCACCCGCGCCATCCCTATGTGGGGGACCTGGTGTTCACCGCCTTCTCGGGCTCGCACCAGGACGCCATCAAGAAGGGCTTCGCGGTCCAGCAGCCCGACGCGGCCTGGGAAGTGCCCTACCTGCCGATCGACCCGGCCGACGTGGGGCGCAGCTATGACTCCATCGTGCGGGTCAACAGCCAGTCCGGCAAAGGCGGCATCGCCTACCTGCTGGAGGCCGGCCACGGGCTGGTCATGCCGCGCCGGCTGCAAGTGGAGTTCAGCGCAGCCGTGCAACAGGTGGCCGACCACAGCGGTGGCGAGCTGAACGCAGCCGACCTGTGGCAGCTGTTCGTCGATGAATACCTGGCGCCCGGCGAACCGCTGCGCTATGTCTCGCACGACAGCCACGAGCAGGGCGGCCGCGTGCACCTGAGCCTGCAGGTCGAGGCCGGCGGGCAGGTGCTGCAGCTCACGGGACACGGCAACGGCCCGCTCGATGCCGCGGTGCAGGCGCTCGGCCTGCCGCTGCGCATCGACAGCTATGAAGAACGCGCCCTGCAGTCCGGCTCCGACGCCAGGGCGGTGGCCTTCGTCGAGATCGGCTGGCCAGGGCTGGCCGGCAGCCTGTTCGGCGCCGGCGTGCACACGAGCATCGTGAGCGCCTCCATCCAGGCCTTGATCAGCGGCATCAACCGCTGGCAGGCGCGTGAACCCGGCGTGGTGCCGCAGCGCTTCGGCGCCGGCGCAGCGGCTGCCTGA